One region of Ictalurus furcatus strain D&B chromosome 17, Billie_1.0, whole genome shotgun sequence genomic DNA includes:
- the tmem160 gene encoding transmembrane protein 160: MASLSWRSCVRLYRSVSPLCSGMMRITGPRCMLTSGRRIHRAPSRWLTEKGAWGKTRPLEQQHLTELDKADALMLRKSHETGFLSWFRNGLLSTGIGVIAFVQSDVGREAGYAFFILGGVCVSFGGGSYVASLLSLRRIMLLSLPSVLLHTAVVSSAALFWLCAVSLYIGRLEVEIIHEEDDEEEEGADDGGECAECKARRDRRHGSERGQEK, translated from the exons ATGGCGTCTCTGAGCTGGAGGTCTTGTGTACGGTTGTATCGGAGTGTGTCTCCGCTGTGTAGCGGGATGATGAGGATCACCGGGCCGCGGTGTATGTTGACTTCCGGGCGGCGGATCCACCGAGCCCCGAGCCGCTGGCTGACGGAGAAAGGAGCCTGGGGGAAAACACGACCACTGGAACAACAACACCTGACTGAACTGGACAAGGCGGATGCGCTG ATGCTGAGGAAGTCACATGAAACTG gATTCCTGTCATGGTTCCGAAATGGTTTGCTTTCTACCGGGATCGGAGTTATTGCCTTTGTGCAGAGTGACGTAGGAAGAGAAGCAGGATATG cttttttcatCCTGGGTGGAGTGTGCGTGTCATTCGGCGGAGGCTCCTACGTAGCCAGTTTGCTGTCTCTGCGGAGAATCATGCTGCTCTCTCTGCCTTCTGTGCTGCTCCACACAGCCGTGGTGTCCAGTGCTGCCCTCTTCTGGCTGtgtgctgtctctctctacatCGGCCGCCTCGAAGTAGAAATTATCCACGAGGAGGAcgacgaggaggaggaaggtGCTGACGATGGAGGCGAGTGTGCAGAGTGTAAGGCTCGGCGAGACAGACGCCATGGGAGCGAGAGAGGCCAAGAGAAGTAA